Proteins encoded together in one Paramagnetospirillum magnetotacticum MS-1 window:
- a CDS encoding SDR family NAD(P)-dependent oxidoreductase — translation MTGPLEGRVALVTGASRGIGAAVARRLAAEGAEIVAIARTQGALEELDDQIRSMGGKPLVLVPEDLRKPGLIEQVAAAIFQRFGRLDILVGNAGAIGGGLTPVAQHSPDDWEEAFAVNVTANWRLIRACDPLLRMAPLGRAVFTTSGAAQGAEPFWGAYAASQAALETMVRTWAAEIAKVTAVKANLLDPGVVATRLRSIAFPGEDPSKLAQPDDVAGAFLELCLPGCTRHGEVIRTSP, via the coding sequence ATGACCGGGCCTCTCGAGGGCCGCGTGGCGCTGGTGACCGGCGCCTCGCGCGGGATTGGCGCGGCCGTGGCAAGACGTCTGGCCGCCGAGGGGGCCGAAATCGTCGCCATCGCCCGCACGCAAGGGGCGCTGGAGGAACTGGACGACCAGATCCGGTCAATGGGCGGCAAGCCGCTGGTCCTGGTGCCCGAGGATCTGCGCAAGCCCGGCCTCATCGAACAGGTCGCCGCCGCCATCTTTCAGCGCTTTGGCCGCCTGGATATCCTGGTGGGCAATGCGGGCGCCATCGGCGGCGGACTTACCCCCGTCGCTCAGCACTCTCCCGATGATTGGGAAGAGGCCTTCGCCGTCAACGTCACCGCCAACTGGCGGCTGATCCGCGCCTGTGACCCCTTGCTGCGCATGGCGCCCCTGGGACGCGCGGTCTTCACCACATCGGGCGCGGCTCAGGGCGCCGAGCCGTTCTGGGGAGCCTATGCCGCCAGTCAGGCGGCTCTGGAAACCATGGTCCGCACCTGGGCCGCCGAGATCGCCAAGGTGACTGCGGTCAAGGCCAACCTGCTCGACCCCGGCGTGGTGGCCACCCGGCTGCGCTCCATCGCCTTTCCCGGCGAAGATCCGTCGAAACTGGCACAACCGGACGACGTGGCTGGCGCTTTTCTCGAGCTTTGCCTGCCGGGCTGCACCCGCCATGGTGAGGTCATCCGAACTAGTCCGTAA
- a CDS encoding trypsin-like serine peptidase, giving the protein MRGLVALLLVLLLAMPAGAETRQLHGIKGDEDQRVRMAAQEFPWSAMGRLNFFSGHCSASLIGPRLIATAAHCLWNSRTQKPFPVSSFTFVAGWDRGEYLRVSKVAAIHAAPNWVLDGESRGLASRADDWALMELEEPLGDEIGWIALGAPQAGMKVAVAGYGRDKAQVPLAHLGCHLTRQALPGVFIHDCDAVQGESGGPVLGWSEGELRLVAVNVAVIPSQGEAGVATGIDALRPLAVRLGAAKSTRAGPVSRPASLDVGTALR; this is encoded by the coding sequence ATGAGGGGGCTGGTCGCCCTGTTGCTGGTACTGCTGCTCGCCATGCCTGCCGGGGCCGAGACGCGGCAATTGCACGGCATCAAGGGCGATGAGGACCAGCGGGTCCGCATGGCGGCGCAGGAATTCCCCTGGAGCGCCATGGGGCGGCTCAATTTCTTCAGTGGCCATTGCAGCGCCAGCCTGATCGGGCCGCGCCTGATCGCCACCGCCGCCCATTGCCTGTGGAACAGCCGGACCCAAAAGCCCTTTCCCGTTTCGTCATTCACCTTCGTGGCGGGATGGGACCGGGGGGAATATCTGCGTGTCTCCAAGGTCGCGGCCATCCATGCCGCCCCCAACTGGGTGCTGGACGGTGAATCCCGTGGCTTGGCCAGCCGGGCCGACGACTGGGCGCTGATGGAGCTTGAAGAGCCCCTGGGCGATGAGATCGGCTGGATCGCGCTGGGCGCGCCCCAGGCGGGCATGAAGGTGGCGGTGGCGGGCTATGGCCGCGACAAGGCCCAGGTGCCGCTGGCCCATCTGGGCTGTCATCTGACCCGTCAGGCGCTGCCCGGCGTCTTCATCCATGACTGCGATGCGGTCCAGGGCGAGTCGGGCGGCCCGGTCCTGGGCTGGAGCGAGGGCGAACTGCGTCTGGTGGCGGTCAATGTGGCGGTGATCCCCTCCCAGGGTGAAGCCGGAGTGGCCACCGGGATCGATGCCCTGCGCCCGTTGGCGGTCCGCCTGGGCGCCGCCAAATCCACCCGGGCGGGACCGGTCTCGCGCCCGGCAAGCCTGGATGTGGGAACGGCGTTGCGGTAG
- a CDS encoding mitochondrial fission ELM1 family protein — protein MTDAAEIWVLADDRAGNVAQCLGVAEALGRSFAVKTLRYDRLARLPNLLRGAGLTGVTDESRAGLAAPWPRLVIAAGRRTAPVARWIKRQCGARLVQIMDPGFPGRGDFDLIVSPAHDGRKAGGNVMAVLGAPHRVTPQRLAAEAEKWAPAFAHLPRPWVAVIVGGATKNRPFPAEMAETLGRSVARLAAKAGGSVLLTTSRRTGANQETALAAALPEPRWLHLYSQGGENPYFGFLALADAIIVTGDSVSMCCEACAADAPVFLWAPEGWVAAKHARLHAQLYQAGLARPLDGAASLEGWERPRLNAAQEVARVIRERLLP, from the coding sequence ATGACCGACGCAGCCGAAATCTGGGTGCTGGCCGATGATCGGGCTGGCAATGTGGCCCAATGCCTGGGGGTGGCCGAGGCGCTGGGGCGGAGCTTCGCGGTAAAGACACTGCGCTATGACCGGCTGGCGCGCCTGCCCAATCTTTTGCGCGGAGCCGGGCTGACCGGTGTGACGGATGAGAGCCGGGCCGGTCTCGCCGCCCCCTGGCCGCGTCTGGTGATCGCCGCCGGGCGGCGTACCGCGCCCGTGGCGCGCTGGATCAAGCGGCAATGCGGGGCCCGGCTGGTGCAGATCATGGATCCCGGCTTTCCCGGGCGGGGAGATTTCGACCTGATCGTCTCTCCCGCCCATGATGGCCGCAAGGCTGGCGGCAATGTGATGGCGGTGCTGGGGGCGCCCCATCGGGTGACGCCCCAGCGTCTGGCCGCCGAGGCGGAAAAGTGGGCTCCGGCATTCGCCCATCTGCCGCGCCCCTGGGTGGCGGTGATCGTGGGCGGCGCCACCAAGAACCGGCCCTTTCCGGCAGAGATGGCCGAAACCTTGGGCCGCAGCGTCGCCCGGCTGGCCGCCAAGGCGGGTGGTTCGGTCCTGCTCACCACCAGCCGCCGCACCGGCGCCAATCAGGAAACGGCCCTGGCGGCGGCATTGCCCGAGCCGCGCTGGCTGCACCTGTATTCCCAAGGCGGCGAGAATCCTTATTTCGGCTTCCTGGCCCTGGCCGATGCAATCATCGTCACGGGTGATTCCGTCTCCATGTGCTGCGAGGCCTGCGCGGCGGATGCCCCCGTCTTTCTCTGGGCGCCCGAGGGCTGGGTGGCGGCCAAGCATGCCCGCCTGCATGCCCAGCTTTATCAGGCCGGTCTGGCCCGGCCGTTGGATGGGGCGGCATCCCTGGAGGGGTGGGAACGTCCCCGTCTCAATGCCGCCCAGGAGGTCGCCCGGGTGATCCGCGAGCGTTTGTTGCCATGA